The Linepithema humile isolate Giens D197 chromosome 2, Lhum_UNIL_v1.0, whole genome shotgun sequence genome has a segment encoding these proteins:
- the LOC105667851 gene encoding zinc finger protein Xfin-like isoform X2: MATISTTTTTTTTTTTTTTTTTTSSSTTSTSTPTSTSALGATMKSAMAMTEHRKSYNQLCRLCASFDAVRMDIFGEEGKNRQLVQKIQACLPFKIEEDDSLPNVVCYRCMFNLENFYDFRTACIHAAAWLQKNKPKTEGASDDGANDSAQCGKVHAELLKEKENMPILIPEAPVVNPNAALGTPPRLNSDGEADPEIEEILDTSEGTDEATVVDDSEDRRSEYEYEMDMETNPSDFLEMTPMVTEDNEEECGTSNPSAATTQDAAAVFPHISQQHEVYVCSLCNKAFSSKGHLSLHARIHVGEGDVIGERVITDDHTSYQRPYQCDLCHKSYSTAKHRWGHVSTTHRGHPAVTCAYCSRIYSTRYNLDEHIKSRHAGLPPPPELSVSFSRTETRYQCQIAQCSMVFTDLADFNAHRQICVEEQRTDLLGQVEAQSNKNLVDTSDVTSLDSDDDNKDFRSAEAKLAKNPQLTILKQALTKGDSLKRNYDDDGSITSSKPRKIVKTGSETNSQKRWYCDFCSQNFTSVDSLKEHEVIHEAEKPYICLLCKRDFMLKTSLSKHILTLHGVDPAPFVESDKCLKTAIMSQSWNDQIDVSVYDQSEMKESPEFPPSPEINVQNNIVYDDKDLKNNDDNVEIETVFICEVCSRDFSDRASLWLHIRATHKDLAAFACGVCLKICSDNAQLQNHVNMYHGVSQRSISEQRRYSCTICGRQHDSRKKLIAHVSIHNIDPGYDPATFVQLNSNYYNENLNGIEGNEQLLQDMDGEEDEKVDCCICYKSFPNEDHLIRHQRNAHKSEQIVSIGDAAGSGNALSVNGNSNRTQMHLFFMCEVCGTSHSSKWERWLHINNMHSNEPSIKCEWENCGKIFATKTLRNDHIQHHLVQGPSPNTCEICGKLWATRVDYWKHVMGVHADTVPLICGVCLKVFSDVIQLSTHVRTKHWPLTNGDFSCDICGRPYSNKSKMSRHRKIHGLEAAVGADTACDNSSLNETTNESVRPDHNGAVEIELNCELCPDLAFSNLESLCNHRRTIHRLFPCDLCIKCYGRTSHLWKHVNRVHKGHADVTCPYCSKTSASREHLAAHIAKIHKPDKDSQNFVTSKSLSMEDGVMHYCEKCHKGFHKRYLLRRHMKGCQNYRKDPSALLTRCRACERIFKDRASLQKHIENHHSTYTCHLCNETITSKLGIMTHNRVKHMDHPDLTCEHPNCKKLFRTKEDLESHRKDHKYHTNPDVCDYCGDTVENKLKLKMHVLSLHRNEIGVSCGVCLIPMKDPKELKKHVETEHSSVLSNPNTCQVCGKQYASKWKAFDHTKKCHGKVFLTCKQCLAVFTEESEIRDHYEHMHNVPKDQLAVFEYRMDISVKREGYDTPDIIVKEEPDDLEYDEEMGDDSLSDSRKRKRSPNDTYDCEMCPEIFLNLETLAKHYQNVHNTDPVRMFKKFRKDGDGKRKMRNRNNFECKNCKKHFTTKTLYWNHTSVCTRRNSVGRYDIPNNIPTSILESHLKNNNQIQREEPMPLANESNLNIPDFNLFEDINLQLSAQKPVPNLMPLSQMKPSNGKCSRKDSRKVYDESTNTECTCEVCGKQWPAKKHLWQHLIRFHRAEAAVTCGVCLKLCKSYEDLADHLKAEHAPVLSPEGNNFTCKTCGRYHNARSKLLLHMSIHIGNFRCQRCEQGFASEEKLIEHAAICSCKSEFVDHAAADEDNVKNENDEKGSLIADETSVIGEAEEADFESEGEASRSIHEEDSNSEEDNSENSDDSDSNSNSNSNSSSSEDEDEEEGEEENGNESGTRTSSRASNNTVSCNSESDSESDTDEAEVHAIKEEVPQMSSINRFRIHGEDVQENSPMEENVEDDVETVVTGAEQAKQSNLNNLLISGTSANANKFEAAHHEESIKMEVSVDLSEDSNNEEEENDENEEEEEEEEEEEEAEAEAEAEAEAEVEVEEAEEEEEEEEEQNEIKIESEEEGESEGEGEGEGEVDSDAEDEGEAEEEEEEEDGEEDDEGPPVLSPIMPLLAENESEEHNSTRHKLSPMVPLSIDKIEKCEMIEIPNDAENADAPSNASNFFATNNNDLPVTWEDDLEGDDNANADDMNVKIDEFKKEYKVNEGDEFEEDSTNENVVDDGGDNQVHEIHNLDGTVLMVANDADGNQILIEQNMLDIDNEDSNAETTQYIYPENAYEIENEEEEEEEEEEDYATQNETDTMQMDEMQDGVSYVQEMSENDDSMEGEIEENSSDAQK; this comes from the exons ATAGAGGAAGATGATTCTCTGCCGAATGTCGTGTGTTATCGATGCATgtttaatttggaaaatttttatgactttAGAACTGCGTGCATTCACGCAGCTGCTTGGCTGCAAAAGAATAAGCCAAAAACAGAAGGC GCGAGCGATGACGGTGCAAATGATAGCGCGCAATGCGGCAAGGTGCACGCGGAGCTTCTCAAGGAGAAGGAAAACATGCCAATACTTATCCCAGAGGCGCCAGTGGTCAATCCCAATGCGGCATTAGGTACACCGCCGAGATTAAATTCCGACGGCGAAGCGGATCCCGAGATAGAGGAGATTCTCGATACAAGTGAAGGTACGGACGAAG cAACAGTAGTGGACGATTCGGAAGACCGCCGATCGGAATATGAATACGAAATGGACATGGAGACGAATCCCAGCGACTTTTTGGAAATGACACCGATGGTAACCGAAGACAACGAGGAAGAGTGCGGCACGAGCAATCCGAGTGCCGCGACCACTCAGGACGCCGCCGCCGTCTTTCCGCATATATCACAGCAACACGAAGTCTACGTCTGCTCTTTGTGCAACAAGGCGTTTAGCTCCAAGGGTCACTTGTCTTTGCATGCGAGGATTCACGTGGGTGAGGGTGACGTGATCGGCGAAAGAGTAATCACCGACGATCACACTTCGTATCAGCGGCCGTATCAATGCGATCTTTGTCATAAATCGTATTCTACTGCGAAGCATCGTTGGGGACACGTTTCCACAACTCATCG GGGACATCCTGCTGTGACTTGTGCGTATTGCTCGCGCATTTACTCAACACGATACAATCTCGACGAGCACATAAAGTCACGACACGCTGGTCTACCACCGCCGCCAGAGTTATCGGTTTCCTTTTCTCGCACAGAGACTCGTTATCAGTGCCAAATAGCACAGTGTTCAATGGTTTTTACGGATTTAGCAGATTTTAACGCGCACCGTCAGATATGCGTCGAGGAGCAACGCACTGATTTGTTGGGACAAGTTGAAGCACAGAGCAACAAGAATTTGGTCGATACGTCTGATGTTACGAGTTTAGACTCGGACGACGATAATAAAGACTTTAGGAGTGCCGAAGCTAAACTGGCGAAAAATCCACAGTTGACTATATTGAAACAAGCACTGACTAAAGGAGACAGTTTGAAGCGCAATTATGATGATGATGGTTCAATAACCAGTTCTAAGCCGAGGAAAATAGTTAAAACag GTAGCGAAACAAATTCCCAGAAGAGATGGTATTGCGATTTTTGTTCGCAAAATTTCACGTCAGTCGACAGTTTGAAAGAGCACGAGGTTATACACGAAGCCGAGAAACCGTATATATGTTTGCTGTGCAAAAGAGATTTTATGTTGAAGACTTCCTTGAGCAAGCACATTTTAACGTTACACGGCGTCGATCCTGCTCCTTTCGTTGAAAGCGACAAGTGTCTAAAGACGGCCATAATGTCGCAGAGTTGGAACGACCAGATAGATGTTAGTGTTTATGACCAAAGCGAAATGAAGGAATCACCGGAATTCCCACCGTCACCCGAG ATAAATGTGCAGAACAACATTGTCTATGACGACAAAGACTTGAAGAACAACGATGACAATGTAGAAATCGAAACAGTATTTATATGCGAGGTTTGCTCGAGGGACTTTAGTGATCGAGCGTCGTTATGGTtgcacatacgagcaacacaCAAGGATCTTGCTGCATTTGCTTGCGGTGTGTGTTTAAAGATTTGTTCTGATAACGCACAACTGCAGAATCATGTCAATATGTACCATGGGGTATCTCAGCGTTCAATATCGGAGCAAAGGAG GTACAGTTGCACGATATGCGGTAGACAGCATGACTCGAGAAAGAAGCTAATCGCCCACGTCTCTATACACAATATCGATCCTGGATATGATCCTGCAActtttgtacaattaaatagtaattacTACAATGAGAATTTAAATGGTATCGAAGGAAACGAACAATTATTACAAGATATGGATGGAGAAGAAGACGAGAAAGTCGATTGCTGCATTTGTTACAAATCGTTTCCAAATGAGGATCATCTTATACGGCATCAGAGAAATGCTCACAAG TCTGAACAAATAGTTTCGATAGGGGACGCTGCTGGGAGCGGAAATGCGTTAAGTGTTAACGGCAACAGCAATAGGACgcaaatgcatttatttttcatgtgcGAAGTATGTGGCACTTCTCATTCCAGTAAATGGGAACGCTGGTTGCATATCAACAATATGCATAGTAACGAACCTTCGATTAAG TGCGAATGGGAGAACTGCGGGAAGATATTCGCGACGAAAACGTTGCGCAACGACCACATACAGCATCATCTGGTGCAAGGCCCGTCGCCGAATACCTGCGAAATATGCGGGAAACTGTGGGCCACCCGTGTCGATTACTGGAAACACGTGATGGGCGTGCACGCGGACACGGTACCTCTGATTTGCGGTGTTTGCTTGAAAGTATTCTCCGACGTGATACAGTTAAGTACGCACGTGAGAACGAAACACTGGCCCCTGACCAATGGTGACTTTAGCTGTGATATTTGCGGTCGGCCGTATTCTAACAAGTCGAAGATGTCGCGGCACAGGAAGATCCACGGTTTGGAGGCGGCGGTAGGGGCGGACACTGCCTGTGATAATAGCAGCCTCAACGAGACGACCAACGAATCGGTCAGACCGGATCACAACGGCGCCGTGGAAATCGAATTGAACTGCGAGCTCTGTCCCGATCTGGCGTTTTCCAATCTGGAGAGTTTATGCAATCACCGACGGACGATACACCGTCTCTTCCCATGCGATCTGTGCATCAAGTGTTACGGCAGAACGTCGCATTTGTGGAAACATGTGAACAGAGTGCACAAGGGTCACGCGGACGTGACTTGCCCGTACTGCTCGAAGACAAGCGCGTCGCGGGAACATCTGGCAGCGCATATCGCGAAGATTCACAAGCCCGATAAAGACAGTCAGAACTTCGTCACTTCGAAATCTTTAAGCATGGAGGACGGCGTCATGCATTACTGCGAGAAGTGTCATAAGGGATTCCACAAGCGTTACCTGCTTCGCCGTCACATGAAAGGCTGCCAAAACTACCGCAAAGATCCCAGCGCGCTGTTGACGCGCTGCCGCGCCTGCGAGAGAATATTCAAGGACCGTGCGAGTCTGCAGAAGCACATCGAAAATCACCACAGCACGTACACGTGTCATTTGTGCAACGAAACAATCACCTCGAAACTGGGCATCATGACGCACAACCGCGTCAAGCACATGGATCATCCGGACTTGACGTGCGAGCACCCGAACTGTAAGAAACTCTTCCGCACGAAGGAGGATCTGGAATCCCATCGAAAGGACCACAAGTATCACACCAATCCGGACGTGTGTGACTATTGCGGCGACACCGTGGAAAACAAGCTGAAACTGAAGATGCACGTTCTGTCGCTGCATCGAAACGAGATTGGCGTATCTTGTGGCGTCTGCCTCATTCCCATGAAGGATCCCAAGGAACTGAAGAAGCACGTCGAAACGGAGCACAGCAGCGTACTTTCCAATCCGAACACGTGTCAGGTGTGCGGCAAGCAATATGCGTCCAAGTGGAAGGCGTTTGACCACACGAAGAAGTGCCACggaaaagtttttctcacgtGCAAACAGTGTCTCGCGGTCTTCACGGAGGAGAGCGAGATACGCGACCACTACGAGCATATGCACAATGTTCCGAAGGACCAATTAGCCGTTTTCGAATATAGGATGGATATAAGTGTGAAGAGAGAAGGTTACGACACACCCGACATCATCGTGAAGGAGGAACCGGACGATTTGGAGTACGACGAGGAGATGGGCGACGACAGCTTGAGCGATTCTCGCAAACGCAAACGGTCGCCGAATGACACGTACGATTGCGAGATGTGTCCCGAGATCTTCCTCAATCTCGAGACCCTCGCCAAGCATTATCAGAACGTGCACAACACCGATCCCGTTCGTATGTTCAAGAAATTCAGAAAGGACGGCGACGGCAAGCGCAAGATGAGGAACAGAAACAACTTCGAGTGCAAGAATTGCAAGAAGCATTTCACCACCAAGACTCTCTACTGGAATCACACCAGCGTGTGCACGCGGCGAAACTCGGTCGGCAGATACGACATTCCGAACAACATCCCGACGTCGATTCTGGAGTCTCATCTGAAGAACAATAATCAGATTCAGCGAGAGGAACCGATGCCGCTGGCGAACGAGTCCAACTTGAACATTCCCGATTTCAATCTATTCGAGGACATCAATTTGCAACTTTCGGCGCAGAAACCCGTGCCGAATCTCATGCCGTTGTCGCAGATGAAGCCGAGCAACGGCAAGTGTTCGAGAAAGGACTCGCGCAAGGTGTACGACGAGTCGACCAACACCGAGTGCACGTGCGAGGTTTGCGGCAAACAGTGGCCTGCTAAGAAACATCTGTGGCAGCACTTGATTCGCTTCCATCGCGCAGAAGCCGCCGTCACATGCGGCGTATGTTTGAAGCTGTGCAAATCCTACGAAGATTTGGCTGATCACCTGAAGGCCGAGCACGCCCCCGTTTTGTCGCCAGAAGGTAACAACTTCACCTGTAAGACGTGCGGCAGGTATCACAACGCGAGAAGTAAATTGCTGCTTCACATGAGCATCCACATCGGGAATTTCCGGTGTCAGAGATGCGAGCAAGGTTTCGCCAGCGAAGAGAAGCTTATCGAGCACGCGGCGATCTGCAGCTGCAAATCGGAGTTCGTGGATCACGCCGCTGCGGACGAGGATAACGTGAAAAACGAGAACGACGAAAAGGGCAGCCTGATCGCCGACGAGACGTCGGTCATCGGCGAGGCGGAGGAAGCGGACTTCGAATCGGAAGGTGAAGCGAGCAGGAGCATCCACGAAGAAGACAGCAATAGTGAGGAGGACAACTCGGAAAATAGCGATGACTCTGACAGTAATAGTAATAGCAATAGTAATAGCAGCTCGAGCGAGGACGAggacgaagaagaaggagagGAGGAAAACGGGAACGAGTCTGGCACGAGGACCAGCAGTAGAGCGAGCAATAATACTGTGTCGTGTAATTCCGAAAGTGACAGCGAATCGGACACGGACGAAGCGGAGGTGCATGCGATTAAAGAAGAAGTGCCGCAAATGAGTAGCATCAATAGGTTCAGAATACACGGCGAAGACGTTCAAGAGAATTCGCCGATGGAAGAAAACGTTGAGGACGATGTGGAAACCGTAGTGACGGGTGCAGAACAAGCTAAACAAAGTAACTTGAATAATCTATTGATTTCCGGCACTTCCGCAAACGCTAACAAATTTGAGGCAGCGCATCACGAAGAATCGATTAAAATGGAGGTGAGCGTGGACTTATCTGAGGACAGCAACaatgaagaagaagagaatGATGAAAatgaggaagaggaggaggaagaggaagaggaagaggaagcgGAAGCGGAAGCAGAAGCAGAAGCAGAAGCAGAAGTAGAAGTAGAAGAagcagaagaagaagaggaagaagaagaagaacagAACGAGATCAAGATTGAAAGTGAGGAAGAAGGTGAGAGCGAGGGTGAGGGCGAGGGTGAAGGCGAAGTCGATAGCGACGCCGAGGACGAAGGCGAAgcagaggaagaggaagaggaagaagatgGTGAGGAGGATGACGAAGGACCGCCCGTCTTGAGCCCAATAATGCCCTTGTTAGCGGAAAACGAATCTGAAGAGCACAACAGCACAAGGCACAAGCTAAGTCCGATGGTTCCGCTGAGTATCGACAAAATAGAGAAGTGCGAGATGATAGAGATACCAAACGACGCCGAGAATGCGGACGCTCCGTCGAACGCGTCCAACTTCTTCGCGACTAACAACAACGACTTACCTGTGACGTGGGAGGACGACTTGGAAGGGGATGACAATGCCAATGCCGACGACATGAACGTGAAAATCGACGAATTCAAGAAGGAGTACAAAGTGAACGAGGGCGATGAGTTCGAGGAGGATTCTACGAATGAGAATGTAGTGGACGACGGTGGAGACAATCAAGTGCACGAGATACATAATCTGGACGGGACTGTGTTGATGGTGGCTAATGATGCGGACGGTAATCAGATCTTGATAGAACAAAACATGCTAGACATCGATAACGAAGACTCTAACGCCGAGACGACGCAGTATATTTACCCGGAGAACGCTTACGAGATCGAGAatgaggaagaggaggaggaagaggaggaggaagattATGCGACGCAAAATGAAACCGACACTATGCAGATGGACGAGATGCAAGATGGTGTGTCTTACGTTCAAGAGATGTCCGAGAACGACGACAGTATGGAGGGTGAAATCGAAGAGAACAGTAGTGATGCACAGAAGTAG